TCCGCTCACCGAAGTACTCGATCTCCACCCGGTCGCCGATGCCGACGGCGGTGGGCAGCCAGGCGTAGGCGATCGGGCGGTGGATCGAGAAGCCGTACGCGGCGCTCGTGACGTACCCGGAGGCCTCGCCGTCGACGTACACGGGCTCCTTGCCCAGCACCACGGAGCGGCCGTCGTCGATCGTGAGGCAGCGCAGCGTCTTCTCCGCCGGCTGCTCCTTGCGCTCGGCGAGCGCCTCGGCGCCGGTGAAGCCCACCTTGTCCTTGGCCACGGAGAAGCCGAGACCCGCCTGGTACGGGTGGTGCTCGGTGTTCATGTCCGTGCCCCAGAGACGGTAGCCCTTCTCCAGGCGCAGGCTGTTGAAGGCGCCGCGTCCGGCGGCGATGATGCCGAACTCCTGACCGGCCTCGAACAGCAGGTCCCAGAGCTTCAGCCCGTATTCGGCGCTCGTGTAGAGCTCCCAGCCGAGTTCACCGACGTAGGACAGGCGCATCGCGGTGACCGGGATGCCGCCCACGGAGATCTCCTTGGCGCGGAAGTACTTCAGGCCGTCGTTGCTGAGATCGTCGCCGCTCACCTTGCCGATCACCTCACGGGCCAGAGGACCCCAGAGGCCGATGCAGCAGGTGCTGCCGGTGATGTCGGTGACGTGGGCCCACTGCGACGGATCCTCAGCCGACTGCCGGCGCGCCTCGGCCCGCAGGTAGTCGAAGTCGACGTTGCTGTTGACGCCGAGCTGGAAGCGCTCCTCGTCGAGGCGGGCCACGGTCACGTCGCTGCGGATGCCGCCGTCGTGTTCCAGGAGCAGACAGTACGTGACCGCGCCCGGCTTCTTGGTGATGTTGCCGGTGCTCAGGCGGTGCAGCAGTGCCTCGGCGCCCGGGCCGACCACCTCGAGGCGCTTGAGCGGCGTCATGTCATACAGCGCGACGGCGGTGCGCGTCTTCCACGCCTCGGCGGCGGAGATGGGCGAATGGAACATACCGGACCAGGACTCGCGCTCCGGCGCCTGCCACTCGTCCGGGAGCTCTTCGAGGAGCCCGCGGTTCGCCTCGAACCAGTGCGGGCGTTCCCAGGCGGAGGCCTCCAGGAAGAAGGCGCCCAGTTCCTTCTGCCGGACGTGGAACGGGCTCACGCGCAGGTCCCGCGGGGATTCCTTGGGCTGCAGCGGGTGCAGGATGTCGTAGATCTCCACGAAGTTCTGCTGCGAGGTCTCCGAGACGTAATCGTCGGACGTCTGCACCTTTTCGAAGCGGGTGAGCTCCGTGCCGTGCAGATCCGTGCGGGAACGGCCCTCGATGAGGAGTTCGGCCACGGCCTTCGCGACGCCGGCGGAGTGGGTCACCCAGACCGCCTCGGCGACGAAGAAGCCGCTCAGGTCCGGGTGCTCGCCGATGAGCGGGCCGCCGTCGGGGGTGAAGGAGAAGATCCCGTTGAAGCCGTCCTCGATCTCCGCGTTCCGCAGGGCCGGGAGCAGGTCCTGGCTGTCCTCCCAGGCCGGGAGGAAGTCGTCCAGCGTGAAGTCCAGGCGGGACGGCATCTTGTGATCGGACATCTCTTCGGCGGAGACCTGCGGCAGCCGGGTCATGTCCACGGGCATCGGGCGGTGGGCGTAGCTGCCGATGCCGATGCGGTCGCCCCACTCGCGGTAGTAGAGGTCCTTGTCCTGGTAGCGCAGGATCGGCTTGCTCGCGCCCTTGGGCAGCTCGTTGACCCCTTCGAGTTCCGGCAGGGGCGTGGTGACGGCGTACTGGTGGCCGAGCGGCAGCAGCGGCACTTCGAGCCCGACCATCTTGCCCAGCTCGCGGCCCCAGAATCCGGCGCAGGAGACCACGATGTCGGCGGGGATCAGCCCGGCGTCCGTCTCGACGCCGGTGACCTTGCCGCCGTCGCGGGCGATGCCGGTGACGGTGGTGGAGCCGCGGAACTCGACGCCGCGCTCGCTCGCGCGTTCGATGAGCAGCTGCACGGCACGGGCGGCGAGCGCCAGTCCGTCACTCGGGATGAGCAGGCCGCCGAGGATCTCGCGGCCGTCGCTCAGGGCGCCCGTGGTCAGCAGAGGGTAGTGCTTCTCGCATTCGTCGGCGTCGATGATGCGGCTCTCGACGCCCCACGAGGTCATGAGCCCCATCTTGCGGTGGAGGTCCTTCAGCCGTTCCGGCGTCGTGGCCAGCTCGAGGCCACCCACCTGGTTGAAGCAGGACTGGCCGTCCTTGCTCAGGGCCAGGAGCTTCTCCACGGTGTACGTGGCGAACTGGGTCATGGTCCGGGAACCGTTGTTCTGGAACACCAGGCCCGGCGCATGGGACGTCGATCCGCCCGCCAGCTCCAGGGGTCCCTGCTCGACGACCGTGACGTTCGTCCAGCCGCGACTGGAGAGTTCGTCCGCGAGGTTGGTGCCGACGATGCCGGCGCCGATGATGACGACTCGTGGTGATGTGCTCATCTTCTTGTGTTTCTCCTGGTTCGCGTCAGCGGAAAACGACGGTTCGGGTGTTGTTCAGCAGGACCCGGTGCTGGCAGTGCCACTGCACGGCCCGGGACAGGGCCTGGGATTCGGCGTCGCGGCCGACCGTGGCGAGGGCGTTCGCGTCCAGGCTGTGGTCCACCCGGAACACCTCCTGCTCGATGATCGGGCCTTCGTCCAGGTCCGCCGTGACGTAGTGCGCGGTGGCCCCGATGAGCTTCACCCCGCGGTCGTAGGCCTGGTGGTACGGCTTGGCGCCCTTGAAGCCCGGGAGGAACGAGTGGTGGATGTTGATCGCCCGGCCCCGCAGGGTCTGGGTGAGGCCGTCGGAGAGGACCTGCATGTAGCGGGCCAGCACCACCAGATCGGCCTGATACTGCTCCACGAGTTCGAGCAGCCGCGCTTCTGCCTGGGGCTTGGTGTCGGCGGTGATCGGCACGTGGATGAACGGCAGACCCGCGGCCTCCGCCATGGCCCGCAGGTCCTCATGATTGGACACCACGACGGCGATCTCCGCGCCCAGGCTGCCGGCCCGCCACCGGAAGATGAGGTCGTTGAGGCAGTGGCCGAACTTGGACACCATCACGAGGAGGCGCTGCGGCCTGCCGTCATGGATCGTGAAGTCCATGCCGAACTCCTCCGCCACGGCGGCGAATTCCGCGCTGAGGCCTTCGACGGTGACGTCGTCGTCGCCGGGGGTGAAGGCCGTGCGCAGGAACAGCTTGCCGCTGACCTGGTCGTCGAACTGCTGGTGCTCGATGATGTCGAACCCTCGGTCCGCCAGGAAGGCGGTGATGGCCCGGACGATCCCGGGACGCTCCGGACAGGCGAGGGTGAGGACGTACTGGGCCGTGCTGGTCTTGGCGGGGTTGGTGAGGTTTTCGGCGGTCGCCTCGCCGGCGGTGCGGCTTTCAAGAACAACGGTCACGATCTACTCCTGGATCTTGAGACGTGCTGAGGGGTGACAGGGGTGACACAGAGGTCAGGCGTCGATGACCAGGTCGGTCTTCGCCGTGGAGCAGCAGGGCAGGAACTTCCCGGCGGCGATCTCCCGCGCCCGGATGCCGCCCTGATGGTTCATGTCGACGTCGCCGGAGAGCTTGACGACCTTGCAGGAGCCGCACATGCCTTCCTTGCAGTTGGCGCCGATCCGCACGCCCGCTCGCTGAGCCACCTCGAGGATGTGCTCGCTGGGGTCGATCCGGACGTTGACCCCGGTGCGGAGAAAGGACAGGGTGAGGCTTCCTGTGCCCACCGTGGTGAAGCCGGACGGGTCCGGGGTGCCCGGGTCGGCCGCAGCCACGGGGCCTGCCGCTTCCGTGCCCGCCGCTTCCAGCGGCAGGCCCGTGGCGTCGAGCGTGCCGTCCTCGTCGTACCCGGGTTCGTAGAGCCCGAAGGCGGCGGGCTGGCTCTCGAAGTACTCTTCAGGGGATTCCGCGATCTCCTCCGCGATCTCCTCCGCGATGTCTGAGGCCAGCGCGATCTCCTGCTGGTACTCCAGCAGCGTCTGCCGGTTCCCGGTGAAGAACTCCATGTAGATCGAGGTGTCATCCACCCCGACCTTCTTCAGGAGCTCCGTGGCGGTGTTCAGATAGCCCTCGGGTCCGCAGGCGTAGACCTGCCGGCCGTTGGCGTCCGGGGCGACCTCATCGATCATCGCCGCGCTGAGCCGCCCGCGCAGGCCCTGCCATCCCTCCGGGACGCCCCGGTCGCCGAGTGAGTAGTGCACCCGGATCCGCGCGTCGACGGAAGCGATGTGGTCCAGTTCCCGCTGGAAGGCGAAGCCGTCGGCTTCCGCGCCGTGATAGAGCACGACGACGTCGGCCTGGCCGGGCAGCGAATGGATGGTCCGGACCATGGACATGATGGGAGTGATGCCTGCCCCCGCGGCCAGCAGGAGATAGCGGGCGCGACGGTCCGCATCCGGCAGATGGAACGCGCCGACCGGACCGAGCATGTCCAGCACGGTGCCCGGCTTCACGTTCTCGTGGATCCACGGCGAGACCGCGCCGGCGGCATCCCTCTTCACGGAGAAGCTGAACGTCCACGGCTGGGTGGGCGAACTGGACAGCGAGTAGCTGCGGTCCACCGGGTCCTCGTCGTCGCCGTTCACCGGGAAGGCGATGTTGACGTACTGGCCCGCACGGAACGCGAGCGGGGCCCCGTCCCCACGGCGGAACACGAAGGTCATCAGACCGCCCGCTTCGGGGATGGTCTCGACGCACTCGGCCATGAACTCCTGCGGGTGCCACGGACCCAGTGCCCGGGCGGCCCGGGCGGGAGTCTCGGCGCTGCCCATCACCCGGTTCCAGGGCATCTCCAGCCCGCGGATGCGCTGGGGTTCCCGGACCGCCTGCTGAGTGAGGACTTCGGTCATGCCAGGTGCTCCTGCACGCGGTGCACGTACCAGTTGATGAACGCCTCCACCTGGTACTCGCTCTTCATGTATGGGCCGGGTTCGTAGGCGGGGCTCGCGGCGCCCTGCTGGCAGAGTTCCACGAACGCCTTGTCCTGGATGTTGGTCTGCTTCCAGGTGTAGGTGAGCTTGTCCAGGTCGTAATCGACGCCTTCCACGGCGTCGTCGGCCACCAGCCAGGTGGTGCGGACGAGCGTCTGGTGCTCGTTGATCGGGAACACCCCGAAAGTGATGACGTGGTCGCTCATGAAGTGGAACCAGCAGTTCGGCTGGAGGTGCATCGAGCAGCGGCCCAGGCGGAAGTCCCGGAGATCGCCGAGGAGCTTCTTGGACAGCCGGCGGCCGTCGGCGGAGAACGACTCGCCGTCACCGTCGAGGGCCTCACGGGAGATGCGGATGCCGGCGATGCGGGTGTCGAGCTCCTCCACCACCTGATGTGGCAGGCCGTACCGGTCGCAGCGCGCCTCAAGATCCGCCTGGGCCACCTTGTTGCGCTCCCACACCTCCTCAAGGTGCGTGGGGATGAGTCCCTCCGTCAGACCCCAGGTGGGGAACAGGGAGCAGGCGAGCTCGGGGTGCCCGTCGCAGTGGTAGCACTCACGGTTGTTCTCCATGACGAGCTTCCAGTTGCCCTCTTCGATGATGTTCTGCTGGTACGCGATCTTCGTCTTGGCCAGCTCGTGGGGCGCCAGGTACGGCTCGAAGATCTTGGCGGTCTCGTAGAAGTCGGTGGGCGGTTCGGCCGCGAGACACACGAAGATGAGCCCGGCGACCTCGAGGCCGTGGGCCTTCTTGAGCGCGAAGCAGTTCTTGTCGAACTTGGCTTCGCCGGGGGCGGAGGCGTGGATCAGGTTGCCCTCGGGCGAGTACGTCCACGAGTGGTACCCGCAGACCAGGTTGCCGGTCTGCCCCGCGGCCTCGGTGAGCACGCGGGCGCCGCGATGGCGGCACACGTTGTGCAGGACGTTCACGCCGCCGTCGTCGTTGCGCAGGACGATCAGGGAGTAGGGCCCGTAATCAACCGTCACATAGTCCCCCGGCTCCGGCAGTTCCGCCGTGCTCGCGGCGAAGATCCAGTGCTGCCCGAAGATGGCTTCCATGTCCAGCTTGAAGATCGTGGGGTCCGTGTAGAACGGGGCGTCGAGCGAATATCCGGTGCGCCGGAACTCGAACAAGGCGGAGATCTCGGCCAGCTGCTCCACGGGCAGAGTGGCGGCGAGTCGTCCGCGCGAGCTGAGGGGAGCGTTCGCTGGAGCGGTCATGGGTTTCCTCCCGGGGAGACACGAGGGGCGGGGTGCGCGACAGGCTTGTCATGATGAGATTAGGGTCACATTCTCCGCAGAAAAAGCGCGAGATTTTGCGAATATCCATGCAGAATTAGCGCATGATCGATGTCAGGCTCATCACACTCCGCGTCTTCGGCCAATGCGGCACCATCGGCGCCACCGCGGAGCTCACGGGCTACTCCCCCTCAGCGGTGTCCGCGCAGCTCCGCGAACTGCAGCGGGTGCTCGGCATGCAGCTGCTCACCAAGGACGGACGCGGCCTGCGGCTGACCACCACGGGACGCATCCTCGTCGCCGGTTCGGACGCGCTGATCGCCGAATGGGAACGCCTGCGGGCGGCCGCCATGGAGGCCGGGGACCAGGTCCAGTCCCACTTCGGCCTCGGGGGCTTCTCGACGGCGGCGGCCCACCTGCTCGCCCCGCTCGCCGCGACCCTGCGGTCCACCCGGCCCCTCGTCGACGTCCAGGTCCTCGAAGCCGACCCGGCCCGGTGCTTCGACCTCCTGGTCGCGGAGCGGATCGATCTGGCGGTCATCATCGCGATGCAGTCGGACGCGCAGGAGGAGGATCAGCGCTTCGAGAAGACGGTTCTGCTGGATGACCCGCTGGATGTGATCGTCCCCGCCGATCATCCTCTGGCGTCGCGGGACGTCGTGACGCTGGAGGAGCTGGCCTCGGAACCGTGGATCACGGAGGCCGTCGGTTCCACCTATCACTCACTCTTCACGGCGGCGTTCACGGCGGTCGGCGTGACACCCCGGATCGCTCACGAGGCTTCCGAGTGGGAGACCATGATCGCATTCGTCGGCGCCGGCCTCGGCGTCGGCCTGCTGCCGCGACTGGCGCCATTGCGCGGCGCCGAGAACGTCGTGCGGCTGCGGATCAGCGGCAAGGGGCGGCCCTCGCGCCGGATCATCGCCGTCGCGCGACGAGGCAGCCTGGGCTCCCCGCTGATCCAGGAATCGCTCGGGATCCTGCAGGCCGGCGCGCACCAGATCCTCACGGCGCGCCTGGACGAAGAGGACTGAGCACCCGGGTTTCACGGCCCGCCCGAGGGAGCGAAGGGCCTTTACCCTGTCAGTCGGCACGGTGATACTGGCATCGGGGATCCGTGGTGAACCGACGATGTCTGGAGGACTCGATGGCCGGAGTGAACGAACCCTACAACGCACGGGAAGACGGCATTCCCCTCAAGAGTTCCGCCCGGGCGGTCGTGCCCGGCGTGGAGCTGCACGGCCCGGCGGACGGCGCCGGCCGACTGGAGATCACGGTGGTCCTGCGGCGCAGGACGGCGCTGCCGGCTCAGGCGGCGGTCGGCCATCTGACGGCTGCCGAGCTGGCTTCCGAGTACGGGGCCTCCGACGACGACGTGCGGCTCGCCACCGAGGTCTTCACCCGGCTGGGCGCGGATGTGGTCGAGTCGGACCCCGCGTCGCGGCGTCTCCGGCTGTCCGGCACGGTGGAACAGTTGAGCAGCATCTTCGGCACCACCTTGGAGGATGCCACGAGCACCGCGCCGGACGGAGCCACGGTGCACTACCGTCACCGGCAGGGCGAACTGAGGATCCCCGCCGAGCTGAACGGCATCGTGGTCGCCGTGCTCGGCCTCGACGACCGTCCGCAGGCGCGCGCCCATTTCCGCGTCCTCCCTCGCGCGACGGCGGGCACCGGCTACAGCCCGGTGGACCTGGGCCGGGTGTACGGCTTCCCCGACGGCACCGACGGCTCGGGCCAGACGGTGGCCATCATCGAGCTCGGCGGAGGCTACGCTCAGGCCGATCTCGACGCCTACTTCGCGGGGCTGGGTTTCGCCACTCCCCAGATCACGTCCATCGGCGTCGACGGCGGCGCGAACCAGGGCGGGAACGATCCGCAGGGTGCGGACGGCGAGGTCCTGCTGGACATCGAGGTGGTCGGGGCTCTGGCGCCGAAAGCGGCGATCCAGGTGTACTTCGCCCCCAACACGGACGCGGGATTCCTGGACGCCGTGGTCGCCGCGACGAAGGCCGCGCCGTGTGCGATCAGCATCAGCTGGGGCCAGAGTGAGGACCAATGGACGGCCCAGGCCCGCGACGCCTTCGATCAGGCCCTCGCCGACGCCGCAGCGCTCGGCATCACCACGACCGTGGCCGCCGGGGACCGCGGCAGCAGCGACGGTGCGGCCGATGGAAAGGCCCATGTGGACTTCCCGGCCTCGAGCCCGCATGCCCTGGCCTGCGGCGGGACCCGGCTCGACGCGGACCCGGAGACCGGGACGATCAGCTCGGAGACCGTATGGAACGAAGGCCCCGACTCGGCGACCGGCGGCGGGTACAGCAAAGCCTTCCCCCGACCGGCCTGGCAGTCGCCCTCGGCCTCCGGGCATTCCGGGCGTGGGGTCCCCGACGTCAGCGCGGTCGCGGATCCACAGACCGGCTACCGGATCCGCGTGGACGGCAAGGACCTGGTGATCGGCGGCACGAGTGCCGTGGCACCGCTCTGGGCGGCGCTCATCGCCCGCTTCGCGCAGGCCGGGAACCGGCGCTTCGGGCTCATCCAGCCCGCGCTCTACGCCGTGTCCTCAGGATTCCGGGACGTGACGGTCGGCAACAACGGAAGCTACCACGCGGGGCCCGGCTGGGATGCCTGCACGGGCTTGGGCACCCCGGACGGCGCCGCACTGCTGGCGGCGCTGAAACCGGCCCCCTGAGAGCCGCGCTGAAACCCCGCCGACCCCCGCCGACCCCGAGACGCTAGACGGAGCTGCTGGCCCGGCGTCGACCCCGCGCGCCCCGCCGTGCCTTCATCCAGCTTTTGCGAGCCCGCACGGCGCTGCCCGGAATCCACCGGAACAACGCCATCGGCACAGCACCCGAGAAGACGTACGTCTTCCCGTCGCGCTCCAGGGTGAACTCCGGTTTACCCTCCGGGGCGGTCGATCCGGCGCCGAGGGACAGGGCGAAGGCGCACTTCCCACCGAAAGCCAGGTAGCTCTCACTCACGTTGACATCCTCAATCCTCTGGGCGGGCCGCCGATGGCAGACCTCGGCGCCACCGCGTCACTTTGATGAGTGGCGCGAGACCCCGGATCGTGACGCGACTCCGCGCCCTGAATTCGTCCGGGTCCGAGCTCGTGCGCCAGGGGTGGACCGTGGGCTCCCGCTTGCATAGGCTGACGTCAAGCGCCATGTATGCGCATACAGTCTCCAGGTGGAAGGCGGTCATCGTGACCCAGGAAGTGTTGCCTCGTCAGACTCCCGAACAGCTCGGCGTGGACCCGCGCGGAATCGGCGCCTTCCTCGACGCGGTCGAGGCCGCGGGCATCGAGCTTCACAGCCTGATGATCGCGGTCGACGGCGCCGTCG
Above is a window of Arthrobacter sp. Y-9 DNA encoding:
- a CDS encoding FAD-dependent oxidoreductase, with protein sequence MSTSPRVVIIGAGIVGTNLADELSSRGWTNVTVVEQGPLELAGGSTSHAPGLVFQNNGSRTMTQFATYTVEKLLALSKDGQSCFNQVGGLELATTPERLKDLHRKMGLMTSWGVESRIIDADECEKHYPLLTTGALSDGREILGGLLIPSDGLALAARAVQLLIERASERGVEFRGSTTVTGIARDGGKVTGVETDAGLIPADIVVSCAGFWGRELGKMVGLEVPLLPLGHQYAVTTPLPELEGVNELPKGASKPILRYQDKDLYYREWGDRIGIGSYAHRPMPVDMTRLPQVSAEEMSDHKMPSRLDFTLDDFLPAWEDSQDLLPALRNAEIEDGFNGIFSFTPDGGPLIGEHPDLSGFFVAEAVWVTHSAGVAKAVAELLIEGRSRTDLHGTELTRFEKVQTSDDYVSETSQQNFVEIYDILHPLQPKESPRDLRVSPFHVRQKELGAFFLEASAWERPHWFEANRGLLEELPDEWQAPERESWSGMFHSPISAAEAWKTRTAVALYDMTPLKRLEVVGPGAEALLHRLSTGNITKKPGAVTYCLLLEHDGGIRSDVTVARLDEERFQLGVNSNVDFDYLRAEARRQSAEDPSQWAHVTDITGSTCCIGLWGPLAREVIGKVSGDDLSNDGLKYFRAKEISVGGIPVTAMRLSYVGELGWELYTSAEYGLKLWDLLFEAGQEFGIIAAGRGAFNSLRLEKGYRLWGTDMNTEHHPYQAGLGFSVAKDKVGFTGAEALAERKEQPAEKTLRCLTIDDGRSVVLGKEPVYVDGEASGYVTSAAYGFSIHRPIAYAWLPTAVGIGDRVEIEYFGERIPATVTAEPLYDPSMERIRG
- the purU gene encoding formyltetrahydrofolate deformylase; the encoded protein is MTVVLESRTAGEATAENLTNPAKTSTAQYVLTLACPERPGIVRAITAFLADRGFDIIEHQQFDDQVSGKLFLRTAFTPGDDDVTVEGLSAEFAAVAEEFGMDFTIHDGRPQRLLVMVSKFGHCLNDLIFRWRAGSLGAEIAVVVSNHEDLRAMAEAAGLPFIHVPITADTKPQAEARLLELVEQYQADLVVLARYMQVLSDGLTQTLRGRAINIHHSFLPGFKGAKPYHQAYDRGVKLIGATAHYVTADLDEGPIIEQEVFRVDHSLDANALATVGRDAESQALSRAVQWHCQHRVLLNNTRTVVFR
- a CDS encoding ferredoxin reductase, whose protein sequence is MTEVLTQQAVREPQRIRGLEMPWNRVMGSAETPARAARALGPWHPQEFMAECVETIPEAGGLMTFVFRRGDGAPLAFRAGQYVNIAFPVNGDDEDPVDRSYSLSSSPTQPWTFSFSVKRDAAGAVSPWIHENVKPGTVLDMLGPVGAFHLPDADRRARYLLLAAGAGITPIMSMVRTIHSLPGQADVVVLYHGAEADGFAFQRELDHIASVDARIRVHYSLGDRGVPEGWQGLRGRLSAAMIDEVAPDANGRQVYACGPEGYLNTATELLKKVGVDDTSIYMEFFTGNRQTLLEYQQEIALASDIAEEIAEEIAESPEEYFESQPAAFGLYEPGYDEDGTLDATGLPLEAAGTEAAGPVAAADPGTPDPSGFTTVGTGSLTLSFLRTGVNVRIDPSEHILEVAQRAGVRIGANCKEGMCGSCKVVKLSGDVDMNHQGGIRAREIAAGKFLPCCSTAKTDLVIDA
- a CDS encoding aromatic ring-hydroxylating dioxygenase subunit alpha, whose amino-acid sequence is MTAPANAPLSSRGRLAATLPVEQLAEISALFEFRRTGYSLDAPFYTDPTIFKLDMEAIFGQHWIFAASTAELPEPGDYVTVDYGPYSLIVLRNDDGGVNVLHNVCRHRGARVLTEAAGQTGNLVCGYHSWTYSPEGNLIHASAPGEAKFDKNCFALKKAHGLEVAGLIFVCLAAEPPTDFYETAKIFEPYLAPHELAKTKIAYQQNIIEEGNWKLVMENNRECYHCDGHPELACSLFPTWGLTEGLIPTHLEEVWERNKVAQADLEARCDRYGLPHQVVEELDTRIAGIRISREALDGDGESFSADGRRLSKKLLGDLRDFRLGRCSMHLQPNCWFHFMSDHVITFGVFPINEHQTLVRTTWLVADDAVEGVDYDLDKLTYTWKQTNIQDKAFVELCQQGAASPAYEPGPYMKSEYQVEAFINWYVHRVQEHLA
- a CDS encoding LysR family transcriptional regulator; its protein translation is MIDVRLITLRVFGQCGTIGATAELTGYSPSAVSAQLRELQRVLGMQLLTKDGRGLRLTTTGRILVAGSDALIAEWERLRAAAMEAGDQVQSHFGLGGFSTAAAHLLAPLAATLRSTRPLVDVQVLEADPARCFDLLVAERIDLAVIIAMQSDAQEEDQRFEKTVLLDDPLDVIVPADHPLASRDVVTLEELASEPWITEAVGSTYHSLFTAAFTAVGVTPRIAHEASEWETMIAFVGAGLGVGLLPRLAPLRGAENVVRLRISGKGRPSRRIIAVARRGSLGSPLIQESLGILQAGAHQILTARLDEED
- a CDS encoding S53 family peptidase — protein: MAGVNEPYNAREDGIPLKSSARAVVPGVELHGPADGAGRLEITVVLRRRTALPAQAAVGHLTAAELASEYGASDDDVRLATEVFTRLGADVVESDPASRRLRLSGTVEQLSSIFGTTLEDATSTAPDGATVHYRHRQGELRIPAELNGIVVAVLGLDDRPQARAHFRVLPRATAGTGYSPVDLGRVYGFPDGTDGSGQTVAIIELGGGYAQADLDAYFAGLGFATPQITSIGVDGGANQGGNDPQGADGEVLLDIEVVGALAPKAAIQVYFAPNTDAGFLDAVVAATKAAPCAISISWGQSEDQWTAQARDAFDQALADAAALGITTTVAAGDRGSSDGAADGKAHVDFPASSPHALACGGTRLDADPETGTISSETVWNEGPDSATGGGYSKAFPRPAWQSPSASGHSGRGVPDVSAVADPQTGYRIRVDGKDLVIGGTSAVAPLWAALIARFAQAGNRRFGLIQPALYAVSSGFRDVTVGNNGSYHAGPGWDACTGLGTPDGAALLAALKPAP